ACTCATTCCGGGAGATCGGCGCCAAGGGGACAACGAGCCTTGCAGTTGTGGCGCCCGGCATAAGTCAAGCACTCATCGCCACGGCCATAGGCCTTGCCACGGCTATCCCTGCCGTGCTTGCGTACAACTATTTCATGGGGAGGGTCAAAGGCATTGCCTCGAAGATCGAGAACGGCTCCATATATCTCCTCAATTACCTGACCCGATGAAAGCGAAGAAGACAGCAGGTCCATTGTCTGATATAAACGTTGTTCCGCTTGTCGATATCATGCTCGTGCTGCTCATCATCTTCATGCTCACATCGCCTATGATGCAACACGGGCTGGGTGTTGATCTGCCCAGGACGAGTGCAAAAGCGCTTCCCCTTAAAGATGATCCCCGGGTGATCACGGTGAACAAAGAAATGAAGGTGATTCTCAATGAAAAGATACTTGATATCAAAAACCTCGGGCCGGCCCTGCAATTTGCTTTTGCCGGCAAACCCGAGAAGGAGATATTGCTCAAGGCAGACAGCTCTGTCCCCTACGGTTTCGTGGCACAATGCATGACGGCGATGAGAGAGGCCGGTGCAAACAAGATCAACCTCGTGACAAAACCTATAGATGAGTGACCGGCTTGAGTCTTGTCAGCGCGTTTCAATAAAAACTGAATATGCCTCCATAAACGTGGGAAATCCGGTAGTCTGGATGATGAGGAGCAGAGTATGCAGGATCTCCTCGTCCGTCGCCCCAGCTTCGCGCGCCTTGCCGATGTGTGTCTCGAGGGCAATCCTATGGTTACTCGCCCCTGAGATAGCAACCTTCATGAGCCATCTGGTCTTCTCGGACAGCGGGCCCGACTTTTCGTGGATTTGTCTTCCCAGGGCCTCATGGGCCCTATAAATCGCCGGAAACTCCTTTTTGAACTTTCTAAAAGCATCGTGCACATCTTTCATGGAATGTCTCCTTTTAGTCGGTTTTACAGCAAGTATAGCCCACAATTTCTTTCTGTCAATATTGTACTCTCCATGACAACCCATTTATCGTGGTTTGTCCTCACGATGAATAACGGCCATGGTGCCCTGGTTGTGCATGTTGCGGGAAAAGCACTCCACTGAAAGGTCAGCGCCAGCTACCATGTGCATGAACATGCTCTTATTTCCTACTGCAATACTTCTGCCAGGAAAGATCCTCCCGAAGGTGCCCTCCGGAATCGATTTGAAGAGCCCGGAGAGCGGATAGTCCGTGGTGCTTTCTTTTTTGTCCAGGTATTTGTACCCCGATCCCGTGGGATAATCGAGAAAACGGTGCTCACCCGTGGTTATGGTCAGGTATTGGGCCTCTCCCGGCTCGTAGTAGTACCATTCTGTGCCGTTGCGACACGGCGAATGAGACCACAGAAAGTCATGCAAACCAACGCCTTCAAGCACGATGAGGGCCATATTCCGAGTTGCAAGGCCTTGTTCCAGCGCCCCGAAAATACCGGTAATGGCTTGGATGCTGTGGCCCGGTGCATGGAGGGGGACATCGAAATTGAAGGCCGGTATTCGCGCCGGCGTCCTCATGGCGCCGGCTGTGGTCTTGAAGGCGTACCCCTCGCGGGCAAGCATGAGGTATTCCGGTACTTGTGACGCCTCCTGAGCGGATCCGTCAAAAAGACGCACTACTTCGTCTCGATGAACTATCTTCTGTATGTGAGGATGCCCTCGCAAGATCTTCATGTCCTCATCGCTTGGACCATAGAGGCCGGCGTACCGCGCCGACCAGTGCGTGCACACGGCAAGGCCGTCTAGCGCTGTTGCATCGATAAAGCCCGAAAGCGGTATCATGTCGCCCATTCCGACTACAATGGCGGAGAAACCGGATATGCTGAGAAACCGCTCAACTTCCAGAAACGCATCGGCCATCATTTTCGCCCGGTCTTCTTTGGTCATGGGTGTGTATCTGCCGGAAAAATACTGTGCCGCGTAAGTGAGAAAAACCAAACGTGGGTTATAGCGGCCAATCAGATCAAGGCCTGTATCAGTTACCCAGCGGTTGCTGCCAGGGTCCATATCACCCGGATAGGGGTGTCTCTGCAACACGCCCCCTACCATCTCGACAAGAGCCCCCGCTGCCTTGACCTCATCGCCTGTCCGAAGGTCGAAGGTATTCTGCCATCCCCTGGCATCCACAATCGCCGTACTCATTGTCGCGCTCCATTGAAGTCATCACGAATTGTGCCGGTTAGGAGTTTAATCCCATGTCCGCACGTTGGACAGAGTTTTCCTTCGCCGTTTAAGCGCTTGAGTTTGTCACCACCGCAGCCCAGGCTGAACCGCTCTATGACCACGGTCCCGCAGGCGGGACACAGGGTATCCACCCATTCGGAGCCCACAAAGTTGTGAAAATAGATGTATGGTAGCCTTTTTCGCGCAGACTTAAGCGCTGCGTCTATGGCCCGAATGTCGGGATACTTATCACCCGTCATTTCGTCTTCTGGAAGAAGACGAAATACATGCCAGGGTATCTCCCTGTCGACTTCCGAAAGAAAGTCCACTATGGTATCGATATCCCCGTCGTTTGCTCCCTCTATGATGGGCGTGGTCACCTCCACATGACGATCCCGTGCCAGTCGTCTGATATTACGGAGCACGGGTTTGGTAAAGTTGATGCCTATATAGGTCTTGTTGAAATGGAAAGAGATCCCCTTGAGGCTAATGTTAAAAAATGAGAAGATCGATGCCAGAAGCTCCGTTGATTCCACGGTCATGTAACCGTTGGTAAGACACCCCATGGGCAGACCGGAAGCCTTTGCCTCCTCCGCAAGATCCATGAGTGAAGGGATGGACACAGTAGGTTCATTGACGTTGAATACAATACTCGAACAGTTGAGCTTCTTCGCCATGTTCACCAATTCTCGGGGTGAGAGGTTATATAAGAGCTCCTGCTGAATCGCGGGATCTTCTTTTGCGACGAAGGCGTTCGAGCAGTATTTGCACCTGAAATTGCAACTTAAGGTGCCGATCGCTAGGCACCTGCTCCCAGGATACGCGTGATAGAACGGGATAGATTCGAGCCGTGATGCCCCGCAGGAGCTCCAGCGGTGAGGAAATCTCTCTTTGATGGCTCCTTCCGAGACCGCATACATCCGACAAAAGCCCGTCTTGCTTTCGTTTAGCTCACATCGTCGTTCACAGTAACTGCAATGCATGGTTTACCTCTCCGCTGATGCTATCCGCCGGTTCACAGATTCGGCATAAGGGAGCGAATCCAACGATATAACGATTACCAGGAATGTTTTCTCCTTAGAGTCATCCGGACGGACTATCTGCACCATGGTCACCGTTCAATTCATTCCCTTTTTCTGCGTCACGCTCATCTTAATCCTGTACTAGCTGTCTGGCAAAACTCACCACCGGCTGTATCGCGATCCAGTCTGTCCAATCAAGTGGACTAAAAAATCTGGCCAGCATCTCCCTTGCTTTCTCGTCCTTTTTCAGCCACCAATCTATTTGAAGCCTTATTCTTGGTCCGCTCATAAGAATCTTGTCGATGTAGCTCAGCTTACCGTAATTGAATGCGCCTCGAAGCGGATAGTATGTTACCTTCTTTCGTATATCCACGGGAAGACTGGCCCGGAACACTTTGTCTTGTCTTGGATCATTAGATGGAACTCCTGTAACAGCAAAGATTGCAAGTTTCTTTTCACATAGGATCTTCCAGTTACGCTTTACAAAACTTATATGTTTTATCCTTCCCATATACACGGGAGATCCAAAGAGAACCGTTGAATAGTGCTTCAGAAAGGGCGGGTCAAATGCCGAGATTTCGAAGATGTCAGCCCCGACTTCTTCCGCTATCCATTGGGCGTATCGTTTCGTGCTTCCATATTTTGTCCCGTACAGTACAACTATTCTCTTGAGAGATTGTTCCACTTTCTTGTCCCTTTCCTTAAGAATGATTCATTCAAAGTAGATTATCTCCACAAACTCTCCTGCCTCCAGACCGGCCCGATCTTCCGGAATCATAATATATCCATACTTCCCCATTAAATTGGATTCGCCAAGCATCTTGATCGGCCTCGCTTTGCCGTCGTGAATGTTAACTTTTCGCACCCCTCGTACTCCGAGAGAAGCAGTTGCTCTCCCTATCAGTTGCGCCTGATGTCCGGTGCGGGATGACGGGGGATAATGACCGAGCTTTTTGACAACAGCGTCAACAAACATGAAAGCAGCGACGGCGCATGATTCGGTATAACCGGGAAGAAAGATTACCGGTATCGTCTTCTCCCCATTTCGTATAAGACCTGTGCCCATATGGTTTCCAGGGTGTAGGGCCACACCATGAAAAAGTACCTCCCCCATTGACGATATCACCTGTTCCATGAGGTCTCTTTTACTCTTGGAGCTCCCGCCTATGGTGATAATGAGATCGTAATCGGTTCCGTCCATCAAAACCTCTTTGAGTTGTGTTTCGTCGTCGGGAACGATCTCGTGGAGCGTGGGGCAGCCGCCATACCGTTCAACAAGGAGACTACACATGAGTCCGTTCGTTTCGTAAACGAATCCCGGAGAAATCTGATCACCCCTTTTTACGCACTCATCACCGGTGGGTACGATCAAAACACGGGGTCTGTCGTATACTTCGACATCGCCCACCCCCAGCTTGGCAAGCATGGCAATGTCAACAGGCTTCAGCTGCAGCCCCTCTTTATTTACACAGTCACCCCTGGCTAGTCCACCACCCCGGGGCCAGATCCATTGATGTTTTGTTACTTCTTTGGAAACAAGAACACAGCCGTCCCTTTCCTTGGCGTCTTCAAGAGGGAGAAGCGCGTCGGCTCCTCCAGGCAACGCGCTCCCCGTGTGCGCCAGCACACAACAACCACTAGCGATGTGTTCATCTGTGGTTACGCGCAGCACCCTCTCGGAACCCTCCCCGCAGCCAACGGTATCAAGGGCTCGCAGAACATAACCGTCCAGAATACACTGATCATAATGCGGATAGTCCATAGGCGCAACAACATTCTTGGAGAGCACCCTGTTGTCGGCATCCTCCAGAAGCACTGTCACTACGCGTTTCAGGGGTTCCACAGTCTCAAGAAGGGACGCGATCGCCTTATCAACGTTTGGGAGCATGCTATTTTTCATATCACCCCACTCGAATTGGGATCAAAAGTTGACGCTTACTACGCCCATAATCGTCCGGCCAGGGTTGGGATATACATATTCCTGGGCAAATTGCCTATCCAGGAGATTTTCAACCGTAAGAGCAGTCTTTAGTATGGTTCTTTCCGTTAGTTTCCAATCGCGCCATATCTTTAGATCGACCGTCTGGTAGGAGTCCATACTGTAAAAAGGAAGTCTGGTATTTTCATTGTCGTAGAATTGGTTGCCCACGTATCGGTATATGAGGCTTCCACTCATGAGCCTGGGGTTCATGTATTGTATTCCCGCGTTGCCCATGAAACTGGGGGTATTGGCCACCTGGTTTCCTTGATTGGCGGGATCCTCTATGATAAGAGATTTATTCAGGGTCAGATTCATGACAGCTGAAAATTGATCCGTGATGATCTGATTTATCTGAGTTTCAAGGCCATAGATCTCCACCTTGCCTATGTTTTGGATCTTCAGAAGCGATACGCCGGGGACAGTCGGGCTGGGACTATAGACGCCTGAAAACATATTTTCGATCTTCCCGTAATATGTGGTCATGTTGAAAGAAGTGCCTGTTTTTTTCAGCTGCCCTTCCAATCCAAGATCCACCATCCAGGTCTTTTCCGGTTTCAAGTCAGGATTCGCTACACGCCACGTGGTCCCGGTGGTAGTATTTTGAAAGTACCACGTGGGGAGGCCGGGATAGAATGCCGTACCGGCAGATGATCTAATAGCGAACTGATCGTTGATCCGATATTTTGCTCCTCCCCGATAGGTAGTATAGTTACTGGAAGAGTCCTTCAGATAGTTCGGTGTTGAAGCGCTATCGTAGATATCGTGGAATTTCCAATTATCATACCGAGCACCCATCAGCAGAGAGAGCTTTTTGTCAAGGAATAAAGCTTGGTCCTGGAGGTAAAAGGCCTCTTGGTCCGTTTTATAATCGGTCCCGGAAACGGCTGCCCCAGTGGTCCACGTGTTTGTATCTGATCCAATCCTTTCTCTGCTGTAGAAGGTTCCAGCTGTTAAAATGTTGTTCTTCCCCAGGTAAAAATCGTCCTGGAGTTCCAGGGGCGTCCTCGTCACTTTCGATTCTTGCGAGTAACGCTTCCTCCAATCAAATACAAGCTTCGAACCGACTTGAGAAATGCCGTAATCGGTCTTGGCCGGTCTATCCCAATCCTGGTATCCTCCGGAAAAAGTGATCTTCATTATGTTACTAACAGGAAGTTGAAACCGGACACTTCCGAGGCCCTGTTTCCCGCTGTCCAAAGGAATCAGATTGGGCTGGCCGCCGTTGATGTTGAGAAGGGCGTAGTTATATGCAATCGTGAAGCTTGCTCCGTCCCTTCCAATCCAGCCAGCCTTTCCCGACAGATATGTACTGCTATAATCCGCGCTGTCCACCGTCGCAGTCGTGAGGGTCGAAGGACTCTTTGTATATATCCTCCGCGTATTGTCGATAGGAATATTGCTATATCCGTCCGAATAGTCGCCGGCATAGGAGAGATAATAGTGGAACTGGTTATCTCCCTGTCTAAATGCCCCACCCGTGCTGGCGTAAGGGCGCTTCGTATTGTTGCTGCCGTATCCGACGGAAAGTGTAGACCCCATATCTTTCTTACCCTGCCTCGTAATGATATTCACAACGCCGCCTGATGCGTTGGCGCCATAAAGGGCGGATGAGGGACCCATGACAACGTCGATTCTCTCTATATCATTCCTGTTAATGGTATTGGTAAACGATATCGAGGATCCAACAGGCATGCCGTCGATGAGATAGACGGTCCTCGCACTAAAATCGCCTGTTCCCCGGAGATTTACCCAGGCCGGATTCTTATTTGGCGCCTGGCCGACAAATACACCAGGTAAATCCTGAATAAGCTGACCATAGTTTGGGATGATATAGTCGGGCTGAGATTCTATGTTTTCACGATCAACCGTGTACGTGGTGAATGGAGAGTATTCTGCCGGGGCATTGGTCTTCGTAGCGGTTACGACTACTTCAGGAAGAACAATGCCCTTTTCGTGCGTCTTACTCTCCTCGGATGAAGCCGTCGGTCCTCCCGGCGAAGCGTTTGCTTTTTCCGCTGCCGATCCTGCTACGGGGGAGAACAATAGTGCAATTAACAACAGTAAGCAGAAAATCCGTGACATAGTGGTTTCCTCCTCTTGAGAATAATAGAATGTGGTGGAACAGGTGCTCGCATTCGTTGATATTCCTTTCTAATACATATCGATGGCACTATTACTTACGGAAACAGGGCCCTTTTCATCGTCTCTTCCGGTACATTTATTCCAAGGAAGAGCCGGTAGAACTTGCAGGCCTCCCCTATTATGTCTGTGTGGTGCCGTTCAGGGTAGAGACGCCACATGAGCCACTTGATGCCCAAGAGCCTCATAAATGAGGGCGGTCTATCGAACCAATTGAGAAGCATTGTCGGGGATAGATAAACCCTGCCTGTTTTGACCGCCCTGACATTCTGCCACCGCTCGTCTTTGAAGACATTCCCGTAGAAAGCAGGCTCTGTCGCTATAATTACCTCGGGATCATAGCGAAGCACTTGCTCCAACGAGACGGGCTCCCTGCCCCTCACTTTAAACCTGCCATCACTGCACCGATGGACGTTTGTTGCACCTGAAAGCGAGATAAGCTCTGCATGAATGGACGTATCACATTCCGTAAAAAGCCCGCTCATTCCTTCCGCATAATAGACGCGGGGTCGCTCGACCTGAGGGATAAGGTCTCTTGTTCGGGCCGTCTCTTTAAGTACCCGATCACCGTAATCGGCAAGGGTGCGCGCCCGTTTTTCACGTCCAAGGAGATTCCCAAGGAAGAGAAAGGCGGCAGGGTAATCGCTCGTCTTATCGATCTTCACGTACGCCACAGGGATGCCGAGTTTGGCGAGCAGTTTCTCTGATGGCACATTGAGTTCCATGTTACCCCACATTTCAGCGACTACTACATCGGGTTTTGCTTTGAGAAGGGCTTCCATGGTTATTGTAGCGCTCTGCCCGAAAAATCCCCCAACCACGGGGAGTTTTTCCACCTCAGGAGACAAATATTTCTTCTGTTCTGTTGTAAAAGGTGCGCTTATTCCTGCAAGGAGAGTGGGATCGATTGCGTAGATGAGATACATTACGATTGGCCAGTCCCCGCAGACTTTTGTGATCCTGTCTGGCACCACGACTTTTCGGCCCGCCATATCCGTTATCTCACGGGCACACGAAGCCGTATAAGAAGAACCAACAAAGAGAACAAAGAGAACAAAGAAAAATGAGGCCTTGAGACGCCGGGATGGCCGAGTGGCGAGGCGGTTATTTCTCATTGCCCCTCCATATTAGCACTCCGGTAACACTGCGTCTTTTGCACTGGACAGATTCATGTTGTTCGCGATCCCTGAAGAGAGTGGCAATGGCGGTTAAGATTCGTGATTGGTCAACTCCTCGTCCCTGCGCTTCCACGCTTCTTGCCAGGTCTAGAGCCAGCTCCTGCATGGTTTTCGTTTCCTCTATGGTAATCGGAAAAGATGTATACGAAAAGATTCTTCCCATCTGCTTAAGCGTTTTTCGAATGTTACGAATGTCTGGCCTGGGGTTGAGAGACAGGCTGAGCATCCGCCGTATCTTGTTGCAGGTGGGGTGACGTTGTATCTTACCTGTTGCTATGTAGACGCACCATTGCCTGGAACACTTCTCCATCTTTAGAATATCTTCTTCGTCCTCTACTGCTTGGGACAGGGCCGTGAGAACAATGTCGAAAGCCCCCGAGAGTGCTTCCGTGTCTGGATCAATTTCTTTCCAGGAAGCCCGGACGGTCCTTGCGACCGTTACATCGACGCGCTGAGCTTCCGCGATGAGACGCAAAAGCATCTTGTCGGATATGTCAAGTGCCGTAACCGACGCTCCAAGCAAAGCCAGGGGAAGTGCGAAGGTTCCCGGGCCGCTGCCTACGTCGAGAATATGCGTTCCTGCGACGATAATGCCTTTACGCTCTAAAAGATCGATAACCTGGTTCGTTCGTGCCACAGTCTTTTCCTCGAAGGGAAGGGTATACTCTGACGCCTTTTCGTCCCAAAAAAGACGACTGTCTACGCCGAGGCTTGTTTTATCGTTAGTCAAAGCGGCGTTATTATCTTGTTGGGTCATCTGATTCACAATTTGCATCCTCATCAATCATTTCAGCTCACAGGCTTATGCCGTCTCCAGTTTTGCTATATCCGTTTAAAGATGCGACGACGGATAACAAAACTGCACGCCGCACCGGTTGCTCCTAACGATTGTCAAATCCCGCTTAGCTGCATATACTCTCCGGAACGCAAACGCGTAAAGAACCATTAAGCTTCAGTACGTTGACTCTTGCGTCATAGAGATGGAATAGATTTTCGTCGCTAATTATGTCGCCACATGCACCATCTGCCATAATGGCGCCGTTCTTTATCATGATTGCGCGGTGGGCGACCCAGAGCGCATGCTCCGGCGAGTGGGTTGATTTGATAAAGGTGTATCCTTGCCTCGAAAGCTTCATGATCTGATCGAGGAGTCTCAACTGGTTCCCGTAATCGAGGCCGCTCGCCGGTTCGTCCATGATGAATGTCCTGGCGCCCTGGGCGAGCGCCCGGGCGATCAAGGTGAGTTGCCTCTCTCCACCGCTTATCTCCGTATAAGCTCTGTCCGCGAGGTGCGCTATGGCGAGCCTTTGGATTGCATCACCGGCCACGCTCATATCCTCCTTGGAGTATCTGAAGAAGAAAGTTTTGTGGGGTATCCTCCCCATGAGCACCACATCCATAACCGTGTAGGGAAAAGAACTTTTATGTGTCTGCGGCACGTAAGCTATTTTTCTGGCGAGAAACTTGGAGCCAAGCTGTGCAATATCCTCACCGTCAAAGAAAATTCTGCCCTCGGCCGGGCGGATAAGGCCGAGCATGATCTTGATGAGGGTGCTCTTTCCGCATCCGTTGGGCCCGAGCAACGTAAGGATCTCTCCCTCTGCGACGGTGAAGTTGATATCGTTCAGCACGTTCTTTTGGGTATAGCCGAAAGATACCCCTTGCACTTCGATCAATGGTTTTAGTTCCATCCTTTTTTGGCCTTTCTCAATATCATTGCAAAAAATGGTATGCCGATAAGTGACGTGGTGATTCCGATAGGGATCTCTACATTGAAGAGCATGCGCGAAACATCGTCCACAACAACGAGATAAAGAGCCCCGATCAAGGCGCTCGCGGGGACAAGCACCTTGTTGTTGGGACCGACGAGCATACGGGTGATATGAGGAATGATAAGCCCAACCCAGCCGATCATCCCGGCGAGCACGACTGTGAGCGCACTCATAAGCGTCGCGAAGAATATAAGGAGCATGCGAACCCATTCCACGGGAATGCCGAGCGCCCGTGCTTCCTCGTCGCCCATACTCAGCGCATTGAGATACCCGGAAAAAAGTGTTATGAGGATAATGCTCGCCACCTGTGGGATGCCTGCAGCGAGTAGTGTTTTTCTGTCAACAAGTGATAGCCCGCCCATGAGCCACTGCGTGATGGCTGGCAACTGGTTATACGGGTCAGCGATGTATTTGATGATCGAAAGAAGAGAGGTGAAAAGAGCGCCGCTGATAACACCGCCAAGAACGAGGAGCAGGACAGTATTTCCCTTATGCATCTTGGCTATGCCCACAGAGACAAGTACCGCCATGAACCCGAAAACAAAGGTTAAGCATTGCACAGCGACCCAGCTTTTAGAAAAGACCATGCCCACCGCTGCCCCGAATGAAGCGCCGGCAAGCACGCCGAGGAGCGAAGGCGAAACCAGGGGGTTCACGAACATGGCCTGGAAGGCTGCCCCTGAGACGGAAAGCGAAGCGCCGACGAGGATGGCCGCAAGGATACGAGGCAAGCGGATATCGATGAGAAGGTTTTCGAGTAAAAGAAGCCGCTCACGTTCAATGTTCCCCACACCGGATATTTTGAAAAAAAGGAAACGGCTAATATCGCCCGCCGCGAGCGGGTATTTACCAAGCGTGAGCGAGAAGCCCGCTACGCCTATAAGCAGGAGCGCAAGAAAAGGGAAAAAGGTTTTGCCGTGCTTCATGGATAGATCACCTTTCTGATTTCTTCGTCGGAAAGATCAATGCCCAAAAACAGTTTGTAGAACTTCTTTGCGGTCCCGACTATGTCGATGGGGTATTCGTTAGGGTAGAGGCAATTGGCAAACCACTTTACGCCCAGGAAGCGCATGAACGACGGAGGGCGGTCGAACCAGTTGAAGGGGGCCTTGGGGATAAGATAGACCCGCTTGTCTTTGACAGCCTTTACGGTCTGCCATCGGGGGTCTTTGAAAATGGCGTCAAAAAAGGTGTCTTCCTGCACCACAATCAGATCCGGATTGTACGCGATTACCTGTTCGAGATTTACTTTCTCCATGCCCATCTGGTCCTTTATGTCGCACCGGTGTACGTTTACCCCGCCGGCGAGGTTTATTAGTTCGCCGTGCCACGATGTATCGCATTCGGTACTCAGACCATCAGGGCCTTCGGCGTAATAGACCCTCACTCTCTTTGAAGCGGGTATAGACCCGATTTTTTTTTGCACGTCGGTCAACGCATCTCTTCCATACTTGCTCAAGACCATTGCCCTGTCTTCCTTTCCCAGAAGCCTTCCAACGAAAATAAAAGCTTTTTCGTAATCCTTGAGGCTATCAACCTGAACGTGAAATTTAGGGATGGGGAATTTCTTCATCATCTCTTCTTCCATCATGCTCTTTCCCATGGACCCCTTTTGCCTCCACATGATGATCACATCAGGGTCTGCCTTTAAGATCAGCTCAGGATTTGCGGTCTGGCCCTGGCCGAAAAAGCCGCCTATGACCGGCTTGGTCGTGACGCTTTTTCGGAGAAACCGCCTTTCCTGTTCCTTAAGGGGAAAATTGAGGCCCACGAGTACGTCCGGATCCATGGCGTAGAGCATATATGTCGAAGGGGGCGAAGTAGCATATACTTTTATTACTCTGTCAGGAACGGTTATCTTACAACCATCCATATCGACCACTTCCCGTGCCCTGGCGCAGGGTGCGGCAGCGACAATGCACAAGACCGTTAAGAAGATAAGGGCCCATTTACGAGATAATGCATGCAACCTTGTGGCACCCCCGTTTCTTATTCGCCCCACGATACGATGCTCTTTGCCGGGTATGAGCTTCTGCTCCCGGCGGCATTCATATGTCAAAAAATGCACCGACGCCACGTACGCCCCCTCATTGCTGATATATCACCTGCCTTATGTCCTGTTCAGAAAGACTCGTCCCGAGAAAGAGCCGATAGAAGTCACGGGCCTCTTTGACGATGTCGATCCGGTAGTCATTCGGATAGAGACAATTCATTAACCATTTAAGACCAAGGATACGCATGAACGACGGAGGGCGGTCGAACCAGTTAAAGGGGTGTCTGGGGATGAGATAGACGCGCCCTTCCTTCACCGCCTTGATATTCTGCCATACCGGGCTCTTTTCCCTGACGACCTTATCGTAGAAAACCTTTTCCTGCGCTACGATGACATCGGGGTTATAAAGCATGATCTGCTCCATTGAGACCTTCTCAAACCCCACGTGACTCGATGTGTGGCAGCGATGGACATTCCTGTCGCCTGCGAGCTGGAGCAGTTCCACATGGATCGAGTCATTGCATTCCGTGCTGAGGCCGTCCACACCTTCAGCGTAGTAGACCGTAGGTCTTTTTTCGGCGGGGATCTTGCTTACCGTGTTCTTCACATCATCGAGTGTTTTTCGGAAATAGCCGCTTAACTGTTTGGTCCGGTCTTCTCTCTTGAGCAGTCTACCGAGGAACAAATAGACCTCGGGGTAGTCGGAAAGACTCTCGGCCACGGCGTAGACAAAGGGTATGTTGAGCTTCTTTATCGATTCTTCCGATCTTTCGTTAATCGCGGATTTGTTTGCCGACCACATGATCAACAAATCCGGTTTTGCCTTGAGCAGTATTTCAACATTGGCGGCCTGACCCTGACCCCCGAGAGATCCGATAACCGGCAGATTGGCCACCTCTTTCGGGAAGTATTTTTTGTCCTCATCTTTTATGGAGAGATTGAGCCCCGGCAACATGGACGGGTCCACAGAGTACATGATGAAGGAGCCATAGGGCGAGGGCGCATATACCTTCCCGATAGAATCCGGTAAGGTCACCGTGCGGCCGGCCATATCGACAACCTCCCGCGCGTTCGCGGTAGACAGTGAAGTAAGAGCCGGTACAAGGAGTGCTATTATTAGTGCAATGATACCAAAGTTTCTCTGTTTCAACATTGATGCTACCTCCTCATCAGTTCAGCGTTTTCATCTCCACATTTCAATCCACAGGCCCACTTCACTTCTTGTTACGGAGCAATTCTTGATACCGGCCTGTTGCAGTGCTTTGCGGTATTCAGTTTCATGATTTCTACTTCTCTTCATAGGACCGGACCACGCTTTATTGATTTCCCTCATCTTTGCCATGACCTGCGCCTGGATTTCCGGTGAGCCCAAACCCCCTCCGATGAAAGCCCGTCCGCCCGGAGCGAGAACCCGGTATATCTCATGGAATGCCTTTGCCTTGTCCTCCCAGAAGAATACCGAGCCCCTGCTTACGACAAGATCGATAGATTGGTCATTGACGGGAATTTCATGCACATCACCGCGGAGAACGGACATCCTTGCTTTGAAGTGGGATGCGG
Above is a window of Syntrophorhabdaceae bacterium DNA encoding:
- a CDS encoding ABC transporter substrate-binding protein, which produces MRNNRLATRPSRRLKASFFFVLFVLFVGSSYTASCAREITDMAGRKVVVPDRITKVCGDWPIVMYLIYAIDPTLLAGISAPFTTEQKKYLSPEVEKLPVVGGFFGQSATITMEALLKAKPDVVVAEMWGNMELNVPSEKLLAKLGIPVAYVKIDKTSDYPAAFLFLGNLLGREKRARTLADYGDRVLKETARTRDLIPQVERPRVYYAEGMSGLFTECDTSIHAELISLSGATNVHRCSDGRFKVRGREPVSLEQVLRYDPEVIIATEPAFYGNVFKDERWQNVRAVKTGRVYLSPTMLLNWFDRPPSFMRLLGIKWLMWRLYPERHHTDIIGEACKFYRLFLGINVPEETMKRALFP
- a CDS encoding class I SAM-dependent methyltransferase — translated: MTQQDNNAALTNDKTSLGVDSRLFWDEKASEYTLPFEEKTVARTNQVIDLLERKGIIVAGTHILDVGSGPGTFALPLALLGASVTALDISDKMLLRLIAEAQRVDVTVARTVRASWKEIDPDTEALSGAFDIVLTALSQAVEDEEDILKMEKCSRQWCVYIATGKIQRHPTCNKIRRMLSLSLNPRPDIRNIRKTLKQMGRIFSYTSFPITIEETKTMQELALDLARSVEAQGRGVDQSRILTAIATLFRDREQHESVQCKRRSVTGVLIWRGNEK
- a CDS encoding ABC transporter ATP-binding protein, which translates into the protein MELKPLIEVQGVSFGYTQKNVLNDINFTVAEGEILTLLGPNGCGKSTLIKIMLGLIRPAEGRIFFDGEDIAQLGSKFLARKIAYVPQTHKSSFPYTVMDVVLMGRIPHKTFFFRYSKEDMSVAGDAIQRLAIAHLADRAYTEISGGERQLTLIARALAQGARTFIMDEPASGLDYGNQLRLLDQIMKLSRQGYTFIKSTHSPEHALWVAHRAIMIKNGAIMADGACGDIISDENLFHLYDARVNVLKLNGSLRVCVPESICS
- a CDS encoding iron ABC transporter permease, encoding MKHGKTFFPFLALLLIGVAGFSLTLGKYPLAAGDISRFLFFKISGVGNIERERLLLLENLLIDIRLPRILAAILVGASLSVSGAAFQAMFVNPLVSPSLLGVLAGASFGAAVGMVFSKSWVAVQCLTFVFGFMAVLVSVGIAKMHKGNTVLLLVLGGVISGALFTSLLSIIKYIADPYNQLPAITQWLMGGLSLVDRKTLLAAGIPQVASIILITLFSGYLNALSMGDEEARALGIPVEWVRMLLIFFATLMSALTVVLAGMIGWVGLIIPHITRMLVGPNNKVLVPASALIGALYLVVVDDVSRMLFNVEIPIGITTSLIGIPFFAMILRKAKKGWN
- a CDS encoding ABC transporter substrate-binding protein codes for the protein MASVHFLTYECRREQKLIPGKEHRIVGRIRNGGATRLHALSRKWALIFLTVLCIVAAAPCARAREVVDMDGCKITVPDRVIKVYATSPPSTYMLYAMDPDVLVGLNFPLKEQERRFLRKSVTTKPVIGGFFGQGQTANPELILKADPDVIIMWRQKGSMGKSMMEEEMMKKFPIPKFHVQVDSLKDYEKAFIFVGRLLGKEDRAMVLSKYGRDALTDVQKKIGSIPASKRVRVYYAEGPDGLSTECDTSWHGELINLAGGVNVHRCDIKDQMGMEKVNLEQVIAYNPDLIVVQEDTFFDAIFKDPRWQTVKAVKDKRVYLIPKAPFNWFDRPPSFMRFLGVKWFANCLYPNEYPIDIVGTAKKFYKLFLGIDLSDEEIRKVIYP
- a CDS encoding ABC transporter substrate-binding protein, whose amino-acid sequence is MLKQRNFGIIALIIALLVPALTSLSTANAREVVDMAGRTVTLPDSIGKVYAPSPYGSFIMYSVDPSMLPGLNLSIKDEDKKYFPKEVANLPVIGSLGGQGQAANVEILLKAKPDLLIMWSANKSAINERSEESIKKLNIPFVYAVAESLSDYPEVYLFLGRLLKREDRTKQLSGYFRKTLDDVKNTVSKIPAEKRPTVYYAEGVDGLSTECNDSIHVELLQLAGDRNVHRCHTSSHVGFEKVSMEQIMLYNPDVIVAQEKVFYDKVVREKSPVWQNIKAVKEGRVYLIPRHPFNWFDRPPSFMRILGLKWLMNCLYPNDYRIDIVKEARDFYRLFLGTSLSEQDIRQVIYQQ